Below is a genomic region from Streptomyces sp. NBC_00461.
CTCTCGACTGCGCGAGATGCGCTGGTGGGACATCGATCCCGTGCTCGAACTGGAGAAGAACCTCTTCCCCGAGGACACCTGGTCCCGGGGCATGTTCTGGTCCGAACTGGCCCATGCGCGCGGGCCGGAGGCGACGCGTCGCTACGTCGTCGCCGAGGACGGTGCCGAGGACGGTGCGGGGCGGCTGGTCGGATACGCGGGGCTGGCCGCCTCAGGAGGCCTCGCCGACATCCAGACCATCGCCGTCGCCCGCGACCACTGGGGCACGGGCCTGGGCGGGCAGCTGCTGACCGAACTGCTGCGGGCCGCCACCTCCTTCGAGTGCGGCCACGTGATGCTGGAGTGCCGGGTCGACAACATCCGCGCCCAGAAGCTCTACGAGCGCTTCGGCTTCGAGGCCATCGGTTTCCGGCGCGGCTACTACCAGCCGGGCAACGTGGACGCCCTGGTGATGCGACTGACCACAGGACCCGACAGCGGCTCCGCCGCGGGTCCCACCTCCGAACAAGAAACCGAGATCCATGGCTGACGGACCCCTGGTCCTGGGAATCGAGACCTCCTGCGACGAGACCGGCGTAGGCATCGTCAGCGGCACCACCCTGCTGGCCGACGCCATCGCGTCCAGCGTCGACGAGCACGCCCGCTTCGGCGGCGTCGTGCCCGAGGTCGCCTCCCGGGCGCACCTGGAGGCGATGGTGCCGACGATCGACCGTGCGCTGAAGGAGGCGGGGGTGAGCGCGCGCGACCTGGACGGCATCGCGGTCACCGCAGGCCCCGGACTGGCCGGCGCCCTGCTGGTCGGCGTGTCGGCGGCGAAGGCGTACGCGTACGCGCTGGGCAAGCCGTTGTACGGCGTCAACCACCTCGCCTCCCACATCTGCGTGGACCAGCTGGAGCACGGGGCGCTGCCCGAGCCCACGATGGCTCTGCTGGTGTCCGGCGGGCACAGCTCCCTGCTGCTCTCCACCGACATCACCTCGGATGTACGGCCGCTCGGCGCGACCATCGACGACGCGGCCGGCGAGGCCTTCGACAAGATCGCGCGCGTGCTCGACCTCGGCTTCCCCGGCGGCCCGGTCATCGACCGGTACGCGCGCGAGGGCGACCCCCGGGCGATCGCGTTCCCGCGCGGTCTGACCGGCCCGCGCGACGCGGCGTACGACTTCTCCTTCTCCGGCCTGAAGACGGCCGTGGCCCGCTGGATCGAGGCGAAGCGGGCGGCGGGGGAGGAGGTGCCGGTGCGTGACGTGTCGGCCTCCTTCCAGGAGGCGGTCGTCGACGTGCTGACCCGGAAGGCCGTACGGGCATGCAAGGACGAGGGCGTCGACCACCTGATGATCGGCGGCGGGGTGGCCGCCAACTCGCGGCTGCGGGCGCTGGCCCTGGAGCGGTGCGAGGCGGCCGGGATCCGGCTCAGGGTGCCGCGGCCGAAGCTGTGCACGGACAACGGCGCGATGGTGGCGGCGCTCGGCGCGGAGATGGTGGCCCGGGGCCGGGCCGCGTCGAGCTGGGATCTGTCGGCGGACTCGTCGCTGCCGGTGACCGAGCCGCATGTCCCCGGGCACACGCACGATCACGACCATGTGCACGAGGTCAGCAAGGAGAACCTCTACTCGTGACGGTCGCGCTGATGTGGGAGGCGCGGGCGGCCGAGGGCCGGGGCGAGGAACTGCTCGCC
It encodes:
- the rimI gene encoding ribosomal protein S18-alanine N-acetyltransferase, with protein sequence MTESVTSRLREMRWWDIDPVLELEKNLFPEDTWSRGMFWSELAHARGPEATRRYVVAEDGAEDGAGRLVGYAGLAASGGLADIQTIAVARDHWGTGLGGQLLTELLRAATSFECGHVMLECRVDNIRAQKLYERFGFEAIGFRRGYYQPGNVDALVMRLTTGPDSGSAAGPTSEQETEIHG
- the tsaD gene encoding tRNA (adenosine(37)-N6)-threonylcarbamoyltransferase complex transferase subunit TsaD; this translates as MADGPLVLGIETSCDETGVGIVSGTTLLADAIASSVDEHARFGGVVPEVASRAHLEAMVPTIDRALKEAGVSARDLDGIAVTAGPGLAGALLVGVSAAKAYAYALGKPLYGVNHLASHICVDQLEHGALPEPTMALLVSGGHSSLLLSTDITSDVRPLGATIDDAAGEAFDKIARVLDLGFPGGPVIDRYAREGDPRAIAFPRGLTGPRDAAYDFSFSGLKTAVARWIEAKRAAGEEVPVRDVSASFQEAVVDVLTRKAVRACKDEGVDHLMIGGGVAANSRLRALALERCEAAGIRLRVPRPKLCTDNGAMVAALGAEMVARGRAASSWDLSADSSLPVTEPHVPGHTHDHDHVHEVSKENLYS